The Apibacter raozihei DNA segment AACTAGGTATGTCGTGGGCCCAATGAGGAAGTATTAAAAGTATTAAAATAACGTCTGCGTAAGATATGTATCCTATCAAAATTGAGTTATCCATAAAAAATCCTCCGTAATTAAACCCTATAATCGAGGTAAATGCTACTACTAAACTTAATCCCCACAATTTGGCAGTATAAGAGTGAGTACTTGCTTCTTTTTTAAAACGAAGAAAACTTACTAAATAGCATATTATTTCCAAAATAAACAGGAAAATAATTGGTACGCTGTTATTTTTTATTATTTCCGGGCTGATTATCCATGATGATATTCCTATAGATAACCAGAAAAAAAGATCTACTAAACTATCCAATCTTCTTAACTTTTCAGTAGCTATTCCTAACCGCCTTGCAATAATTCCATCAAATATATCAGATAATAATCCTAAATACATAAGTATTACGATAAATATTCTTATTGAATTACCTCCCAAATAAGACATGGAAATAACAATGGGTATTAACAATATTCTGAAAAAAATAAGCGTTATGGGAATACGATGCATATTAAAATTATTTATCCAACCGATTTCAATTGTAAAAATCGTTTCTATTCTATGTTAAACAATAGTCTTTTTTTTGTTTTTAGTTTTTAAATACTCGTTAATACAAATGGCCAATATCATAATTGCCGTGGCAATATAAA contains these protein-coding regions:
- a CDS encoding CDP-alcohol phosphatidyltransferase family protein, with protein sequence MHRIPITLIFFRILLIPIVISMSYLGGNSIRIFIVILMYLGLLSDIFDGIIARRLGIATEKLRRLDSLVDLFFWLSIGISSWIISPEIIKNNSVPIIFLFILEIICYLVSFLRFKKEASTHSYTAKLWGLSLVVAFTSIIGFNYGGFFMDNSILIGYISYADVILILLILPHWAHDIPSFYHAYLVRKNIPFKKNHWFN